From Anopheles funestus chromosome 3RL, idAnoFuneDA-416_04, whole genome shotgun sequence, a single genomic window includes:
- the LOC125767311 gene encoding phosphatidylinositol 4-phosphate 3-kinase C2 domain-containing subunit beta isoform X2 — translation MMKILRVRRSFSASKPSRKSEDDTASTYYEDYDPFDYIYTGGTQYSDPVYEAVVNRSLSDKTATPLSPPGSLYGAVGVLPPGTPSGSLSGSCSYGWVTSPVEAFAASPGVTGADGEPPPLPPRNSTGGYCHTMLRGVPAGQPDEQSNYEIMQRKLAPASGVERRTTPYKLYENVVIAKSYDKELIAFYNMVKQLRAQYRNDDQTTNVGHIVAAEFQSRYVEGTSIKLLVHPALDCFAGGDHTKGQIDGYGPPIPFTCDITTTVEHVIAQVYCALEGQIRNTVSDYALKAIGIQEILCVRTRLNQLQCVHDSIKLEHDVQLGFIPKTGRTMKVIARTAQDDMREAEMRLEHLLPKETTNAIGYDDLMILLETLEAEIDKLQSSADDGPSGRTILTCSGVIQAVKAICNLLGPLDTLEIAKSIEDLKTCCDHGQTVFSYRDSVVEDQTYSNGSLAIVSESGDYAEVKLRPRTVAEQIRYRCNEVRHAIQSLLEIYAQAFRVNFSVNVPEYNANPISICNISQAVMVNVSCLHRPPIHWRHDEYNLGVQIYHGARYISEPYVVQCSNELSGIYPRLTFNSWIMFRNPVCTLPREARLVLVLYGCTREPVEGGNDAGSSNGAGATAGVNDSGGPEGRMTKIELGWGSLQFFDFERKMVQGSYLLPMWPPTTDKFFGPAPSKGTYPIGGSYPILGIEIPSYGGAVVFPEPIRNLPPVVQLDFGSLDRNLQQELIDTAEQGYSPDKLEKREVLWEKRHYLHRFPHALPKILHAAHSWDYACLADLHALIKSWTVLSPVQALELLLPRYPDLEVRRQAVEWISAMANDEFVDYLPQLLQALKHDTYEGSPLAMLLLRKSLESPRIAHHLYWLLLHSLPGEAPQNMIDAQETACDEVLMNQARYHRRNQLMLRALLAICGEKLTGRFLSQNMMCKRLGEVAQSVKLAKDSHRLQVLKQGLESVNQMLIDSPTVLPLEPGAEVTGVVVRSCNYFNSNTLPLKINFAGPDKVIVPAIFKAGDDLQQDALTIQMVRIMDKMWLREGLDLKMVTFNCVPTAYKRGMIELVSDSETLRKIQVEWGVTGSFKDKSIAEWLAKQNPSQLEYQRAVENFTRSCAGYSVATYILGICDRHNDNIMLKTSGHLFHIDFGKFLGDAQMFGNFKRDRTPFVLTSDMAYVINGGDRPSAKFHQFVDLCCTAFNIVRRHSDLLLHMFALMTTSGIPGVTVEAVNYVRNALLPGQSNPEAAATFAKMIHISLKSWFTQFNFFLHNIAQMKFSAETGDGELLSFIPRVYTMAQDGRLKTVYVHGFQKRYDQEKYYTYILRVERQHQPDAAYLFRSYKEFCEFHQKLCMHFPLAKLHSLPSGIHVGRSNVKVVAERRLPEIRQFLISLFNSADEIAHSDLVYTFFHPLLRDQQEADINSAKVKGIPAAMEDGQPPQVGGKIKISMQYHRDTLIVMIHHVLSLPNTPGGQPPNTYVKVYLKPDSSKATKRKTKVVRKNCNPSFMETLEYRLPLEFIQKKVLQVTIWSHDSLQENAFLGGVELPLAEIDLRRETIQWYQLGYLTRV, via the exons GTCAACCGGACGAGCAGTCCAACTACGAGATCATGCAACGGAAGCTAGCGCCCGCTAGTGGCGTCGAGCGACGAACTACGCCGTACAAGCTGTACGAGAATGTGGTGATCGCAAAGAGTTACGATAAGGAATTGATTGCTTTCTATAATATGGTGAAACAGCTGCGAG CACAATATCGAAACGATGATCAGACGACAAACGTTGGACATATTGTTGCGGCTGAGTTTCAAAGTCGTTACGTGGAGGGTACAAGCATCAAGTTGTTGGTGCATCCTGCTCTCGATTGCTTCGCTGGTGGTGATCATACTAAAGGACAAATTGATGGCTACGGACCACCGATACCATTTACCTGTGATA TTACGACGACGGTGGAACATGTGATTGCCCAAGTGTACTGTGCGCTCGAGGGCCAGATCCGCAACACGGTAAGCGATTATGCGCTGAAAGCGATCGGCATACAGGAAATTCTGTGCGTACGCACGCGCCTGAATCAGCTGCAGTGTGTGCACGATAGCATAAAGCTCGAACACGACGTACAGCTTGGTTTTATACCGAAAACCGGACGCACGATGAAAGTGATTGCCCGCACGGCCCAGGACGATATGCGGGAAGCCGAGATGCGGTTGGAGCATCTGCTGCCGAAGGAAACGACGAATGCGATCGGGTACGATGATTTAATGATACTGCTGGAAACGCTCGAGGCGGAAATAGACAAGCTGCAGTCATCGGCAGACGATGGTCCGTCCGGGCGTACCATACTGACGTGTTCCGGTGTGATACAGGCCGTTAAGGCTATTTGCAATCTGCTCGGACCGCTCGATACGCTCGAGATAGCGAAATCGATCGAAGATTTGAAGACTTGCTGTGATCATGGACAGACCGTGTTTAGCTACAGGGACAGCGTGGTAGAGGATCAAACGTACAGCAACGGTAGTTTGGCGATCGTGTCGGAAAGTGGTGATTACGCGGAGGTGAAGCTACGTCCACGTACGGTCGCGGAACAGATCCGTTATCGGTGTAACGAGGTACGCCACGCTATACAGAGCTTGCTCGAGATTTATGCGCAAGCATTTCGGGTGAACTTTAGCGTAAATGTGCCCGAGTACAATGCGAACCCGATCTCGATCTGCAACATTTCGCAGGCGGTAATGGTGAACGTGTCGTGTCTACATCGGCCACCGATACACTGGCGCCACGATGAGTACAATCTTGGCGTGCAAATCTATCACGGTGCACGGTACATCAGTGAACCGTACGTGGTACAGTGTTCGAACGAACTGTCCGGCATTTATCCGCGCTTAACGTTCAACTCGTGGATCATGTTCCGCAATCCGGTGTGTACGTTGCCACGGGAGGCACGCCTGGTGTTGGTACTGTACGGGTGTACCCGGGAACCGGTGGAGGGTGGAAATGATGCAGGATCTTCTAACGGAGCAGGAGCAACTGCTGGAGTGAACGATTCCGGTGGTCCGGAAGGGCGCATGACGAAGATTGAGCTGGGATGGGGTTCGCTGCAGTTTTTCGACTTCGAGCGCAAAATGGTACAGGGTTCTTACCTCCTGCCGATGTGGCCCCCAACGACGGATAAATTCTTTGGACCGGCACCGTCTAAAGGGACGTACCCGATTGGAGGCAGTTATCCAATACTTGGCATCGAGATACCGAGCTACGGTGGTGCGGTGGTATTTCCGGAACCGATACGAAACTTGCCGCCGGTGGTACAGCTGGATTTTGGAAGTCTCGATCGTAACCTACAGCAAGAGCTGATCGATACGGCCGAGCAGGGTTACTCGCCGGATAAGCTAGAAAAGCGCGAAGTGCTCTGGGAGAAGCGTCACTATCTGCATCGATTCCCGCATGCTCTGCCGAAGATATTGCACGCCGCGCACAGCTGGGACTATGCCTGTTTGGCGGATTTGCACGCGCTCATTAAATCCTGGACGGTGTTAAGTCCCGTGCAGGCACTCGAGTTGCTATTACCGCGCTATCCCGACCTGGAAGTTCGTCGGCAGGCAGTGGAATGGATCTCGGCGATGGCGAATGACGAATTCGTTGACTACTTGCCACAGTTGCTGCAGGCGCTCAAGCACGACACGTACGAAGGTTCTCCGCTGGCAATGTTGCTGTTGCGGAAATCGCTCGAATCACCACGGATCGCCCATCATCTGTACTGGTTGCTGCTGCACAGCCTGCCCGGCGAAGCGCCCCAAAACATGATCGATGCCCAGGAGACGGCTTGCGATGAAGTGCTCATGAACCAAGCGCGCTACCACAGGCGCAATCAGCTAATGCTGCGTGCACTCTTGGCGATCTGTGGCGAAAAGCTAACGGGCCGGTTCCTCTCGCAGAACATGATGTGTAAGAGATTGGGTGAGGTTGCGCAGAGTGTTAAACTGGCGAAGGATTCACACCGGCTGCAGGTGTTAAAGCAAGGTCTCGAGTCCGTCAACCAAATGCTGATCGACAGTCCGACCGTACTGCCACTCGAACCGGGTGCGGAAGTGACCGGTGTCGTTGTGCGTAGCTGCAACTACTTCAACTCTAACACGCTGCCGCTGAAGATAAATTTCGCTGGACCGGATAAGGTGATCGTACCGGCCATCTTTAAGGCGGGTGACGATCTGCAACAGGATGCGCTCACCATCCAGATGGTGCGCATCATGGACAAGATGTGGCTAAGGGAAGGGCTCGATCTGAAGATGGTCACGTTCAACTGTGTACCGACGGCGTACAAGCGCGGCATGATTGAGCTGGTGTCCGATTCGGAAACGCTCCGTAAGATACAGGTGGAATGGGGTGTTACCGGGTCGTTCAAGGACAAATCGATTGCGGAGTGGCTTGCGAAGCAAAACCCAAGCCAGCTCGAATATCAGCGTGCGGTCGAGAACTTTACGCGCTCGTGTGCCGGTTACTCGGTGGCCACCTACATTCTCGGCATTTGTGATAGGCATAACGATAACATTATGCTAAAAACGTCCGGCCATCTGTTTCACATCGATTTCGGCAAGTTTCTCGGTGATGCGCAGATGTTTGGTAACTTTAAACG TGATCGAACGCCATTCGTGTTAACGTCCGATATggcgtatgtgataaacggtggtGATCGACCATCGGCAAAGTTTCACCAGTTCGTCGATCTATGCTGTACCGCGTTCAACATTGTTCGGCGCCACAGTGATCTGCTGCTGCATATGTTCGCCTTGATGACTACGTCCGGCATACCGGGCGTAACGGTCGAGGCTGTCAATTACGTGCGCAACGCTTTACTACCGGGCCAATCGAATCCGGAAGCAGCCGCTACGTTTGCGAAGATGATACACATATCGCTCAAGTCGTGGTTCACACAGTTCAACTTCTTCCTGCACAATATCGCACAGATGAAGTTTTCGGCCGAAACGGGTGATGGAGAGTTGTTGAGCTTCATACCACGGGTTTATAC AATGGCCCAGGACGGACGGTTAAAGACGGTTTACGTACACGGGTTTCAGAAACGGTACGATCAGGAAAAGTATTACACCTACATTCTACGAGTAGAACGACAACATCAGCCGGATGCAGCCTATCTATTTCGTTCGTACAAGGAATTTTGCGAATTCCACCAGAAGCTTTGCATGCATTTTCCGCTCGCCAAATTGCATAG TCTGCCGTCCGGCATTCATGTCGGTCGCTCGAACGTCAAAGTCGTTGCCGAACGTCGTCTTCCAGAGATTCGCCAGTTTCTCATCTCGTTGTTTAACTCGGCAGATGAAATAGCACATTCCGATCTAGTTTACACCTTCTTCCATCCGCTGTTGCGCGACCAACAGGAAGCTGACATCAATTCGGCTAAAGTTAAAG GTATACCGGCAGCGATGGAAGACGGTCAACCGCCGCAGGTTGGTGGCAAGATAAAGATTTCAATGCAATACCACCGGGACACACTGATCGTGATGATTCACCATGTGCTCTCGCTGCCAAATACGCCCGGCGGTCAGCCGCCGAACACGTACGTTAAGGTATACCTTAAGCCGGACAGCTCGAAAGCGACCAAGCGCAAAACCAAAGTGGTGCGGAAGAACTGCAATCCTAGCTTTATGGAAACG TTGGAATACAGGCTCCCGCTCGAGTTTATCCAGAAGAAGGTGCTACAGGTGACGATCTGGTCGCATGATTCGCTGCAAGAGAATGCATTCCTTGGTGGCGTTGAGCTACCGCTTGCCGAAATAGATTTACGTCGCGAAACTATCCAGTGGTACCAGCTGGGTTACCTTACGCGTGTCTAA
- the LOC125767331 gene encoding mucin-2-like codes for MGLKLKWFRRRITFDGIPSAPERDIRRKEATAGTVIGVYRQSTHFEDYIEPVRSSYWEPPPQAIARATIRSNGNLTTTSTNSPSNSYSSSSSTLRARVTAQRAARTSQVPVPVPTGISSVSRPPSMGNVVIESDSRDKIVRPPVERLQLNADYDTPPEPNYAAPKPPARKGVSKAKSMVNLTNGSDSTQEDASSAKHFGEESHELRSPQSVEVLSDPYVRAISPSPPPSPIHVVPIAPIPRTTSSNSLPIRETVPSPVKREVSTEPDYIVPLAPEESLDEPIYDSFNAIFERVTIRKPVSPGSERSNMSARPETSSPLPERMTLKSTEDDTIFERVKISNSPTRDSMRSISTRTPSPSPSPSTSSSPSPSPPPQQKPILKVTAVPDPPPQSPPQPKSILKKRAPPPPQIPMEATSSMVEITNEILPTIPTPPPRLTRITATNDTPVTPSPITPTEQKKIEIPTVDPQAPIAMSNGKEPDSDSDDDFNWDFVQKHRSSINQTVAAQTQIDPDVLRNAPVSLRTGMTQAVASPRNLPEPIAQPRTLRGMRNQRVHAQLEHVNGNTPAVQIPPPRARASDSNASETSA; via the exons ATGGGATTAAAGTTGAAATGGTTTCGACGAAGGATCACCTTCGACGGGATACCATCGGCACCGGAAAGAGATATTCGTCGAAAGGAG GCAACAGCAGGAACTGTAATTGGCGTGTATAGACAGAGCACACACTTTGAGGATTACATTGAGCCAGTGCGTTCGTCTTATTGGGAACCTCCACCACAGGCAATCGCTCGTGCCA CAATTCGTTCGAACGGCAACCTAACAACCACGTCTACAAACAGTCCGTCCAACTCGTACTCGTCTTCCTCCTCAACGTTGCGCGCAAGGGTGACAGCGCAACGTGCCGCACGAACTTCTCAGGTGCCGGTACCCGTACCCACCGGAATCTCTTCCGTTAGCAGACCTCCTTCAATGGGCAATGTCGTCATTGAGTCTGATAGCCGTGATAAGATAGTACGTCCTCCAGTCGAACGATTGCAGCTTAATGCCGACTACGACACACCACCGGAGCCGAACTATGCTGCACCGAAACCACCCGCTAGAAAGGGAGTTTCCAAGGCAAAATCTATGGTGAACCTAACAAATGGGAGCGACTCCACGCAAGAGGATGCCAGCAGTGCCAAACATTTTGGGGAAGAGAGCCACGAACTGCGATCACCACAATCGGTTGAGGTTTTAAGTGATCCGTATGTACGAGCTATTTCACCCTCACCTCCTCCATCGCCTATTCATGTAGTACCGATTGCACCTATTCCGAGAACGACCTCAAGTAACTCGTTGCCTATACGCGAGACTGTTCCGAGTCCTGTGAAACGTGAAGTTAGCACCGAACCTGATTACATCGTCCCACTCGCTCCCGAGGAATCGTTAGATGAGCCGATCTATGACTCTTTCAATGCTATCTTCGAACGTGTGACAATACGCAAACCTGTCAGTCCAGGTTCAGAGCGTTCCAACATGTCGGCACGACCTGAAACTTCATCACCTCTACCTGAACGGATGACATTGAAGTCGACAGAAGATGATACGATATTCGAGCGAGTGAAGATTTCTAACTCCCCTACTCGTGATTCAATGCGGTCTATTAGTACACGTACGCCTTCGCCGTCACCGTCGCCTTCAACTTCATCTTCACCGTCACCGTCACCTCCACCGCAGCAGAAACCAATACTAAAAGTAACTGCCGTACCAGATCCACCACCGCAGTCTCCTCCACAGCCGAAATCAATTCTTAAAAAACGTGCTCCACCACCTCCACAAATCCCGATGGAAGCCACTTCCAGTATGGTTGAAATTACCAACGAAATACTCCCAACCATTCCAACACCGCCACCACGATTGACACGAATTACCGCTACAAATGATACACCGGTCACACCATCCCCTATCACACCAacagagcaaaagaaaattgaaattccTACGGTGGACCCTCAAGCTCCGATTGCAATGTCGAATGGAAAAGAACCCGATTCCGATTCTGACGATGATTTTAACTGGGACTTTGTGCAAAAGCATCGATCCAGTATTAATCAAACGGTAGCCGCACAAACGCAAATTGATCCGGATGTACTACGAAATGCTCCTGTCTCGCTGCGAACGGGTATGACACAGGCAGTAGCATCTCCACGAAACCTTCCCGAACCGATCGCCCAACCAAGGACACTTCGGGGTATGCGAAATCAAAGGGTACACGCACAGCTGGAACACGTTAATGGGAATACACCTGCAGTACAAATTCCACCTCCAAGAGCACGCGCCAGTGACTCAAACGCATCGGAAACATCggcgtag